The genomic stretch ACCATACATCAATCAAACAATTTAAACACCTCCCTAACTCCCCACCCCAAAAAAtgaaaacacaaaaattacaaaacctatcatagtttaatttatttggtCACATATAATACATACCTCCCAAACACATAAAATTGACTCTATAACATGCTACATAATATATACCTAAAAACCCATAAATGCCAAGATGAAGATCAAAGTGAAAGTAGCAGCAGTAGTAACCACCGGCGGCGACCGAGACGGCAGTGGAGAAGGGGCCCCAGAGGAGGAGCTAGGGACAATAATGGACAACTTCTGTCCTTGAATGCAATGTGTGCCAAAGCTGCAAATATAGTAAAATTGGCCTTCCTTGTTAAGGATGAAGTTGGCAGGGCTATTCATTGTTGTGTTGATTGCATTTTCTGGACTGCAAATGTCGTAGGAATCTTTTGGCACTTCAACCACATTATGTTGGTTCATAGTGAAATCAAACACTACAAAACCATACggatattaattaattaatagaaGACAATaattaaagatgaagaggaaaaAGGTTGGACTAGTTTAATTAACTTTCAACTTTTCATTAATGTATTGGGTGATATAAGAgaaattttcttagtttttttattaaatattaaattgtatttatttttattagcaTCAAAATCTTTCAaatactaatttaataatttattctactgaattataaatatatagatATAACAAGATTGAGATACAGATAAAAAATGTGAAtgatttttgaagaaaaacgaaACATGCATATATCTCTATCATGGAATTCTTGCTCCAAGATTAACTTTTCGATGTTTACcataaaatctaaaaatttgGTGTCTAATTatcgaaaaaaaattattaatatttaaaatttatcatataaaataaattcaacaaaaatttcAACCCCAAATAACCTATTATATGGGGAAAAATTTTTCTTTGCAAGTATCCGGATGAGGGAAAAATTTTCTCATAGAGAGGTGTCCCTTGCTCTTGCCCTGCCTCCTTGTCATCTATGTATATGTGACACTCTTATTTAGATGTGTCTAAATTAATTTTCTTAGAAAATTACTCAATATTATCATAATATTTACATTCTTGATTGGGCATAATAATTACGGTTTTAAATTTCCGTTTAAATTTACTCAAATTTGGAGAACAAAATCCTCTCCAACTCCACATGTCTTTTCTGTGAAATCTCTCATATTTAGCTTAGACTCAGCTTTTTTTTAAGATtgatttgataaaatatttatttttcgaacatagtttattaaaattaatttttgaaagagagttttttaaaaaggtttaattactttgttaGTCTCTATAATTTCgtgaaaattttaattaagtttctatatttttttcttttaattggatCTCTGtaccaaatttttattttcaattaagttccttttaacagtaattagtttaattatatagggacccaattaaaaaaaattggtgcagaaatccaaataaaaaaaatataaagacccaattaaaaaaaaatttagtcatctcaattaaaagaaaaaatagtagattttttaattttaataaatataaattaattttaaaaaaatatcacttTCAGTGctttaaaatatacaaataatatcatttaatatttttgctttaccaaatataaaataagatgcTTATACTTTTAAAAACACAAACAATTTTTAAAGAAGTTTTACAGAAGTCAAgttttaatcaatttaaaagatatttacatgtatatatcatttaaaatttaaaaaaaatgcgAGTAATGTGTACGCAGTTTTACAAATAGTTGAAATTTGCATGTAACATCATATAAAATCTCATAGGAAATAAGTATACTCTATCTATGATATATTTAATGATAtagtaattaaattttaacCTTGCTTACCTAAGATATCTCCGAGGGAAAATCTCTGGTTATTTGCCCAATCTTGGTATTCATAATCATTTGATGGAATCTTCCAATCTTCACTGCCTCCAACAACATGACGTGTTTGCGCTTCTGCGAATTGAAGAATAGCTAACAtatttgttcataccctgacccaacgCTAAGATCCAGGTCCAAACGACAGACCCAACTCACAAGGTTGGACTTCTCAGTACACCGACCTTCTCTTAAGAAGTCGGTGCTCCCCACGACTTGATCCAACGAAGTCGGAAGcagagattagctggcagataataACTGCCCCTAATATCTCTCAATCCACTTCCAGAAGCTATATcgtaacctccctaagataaatGGACAGTTATCCATCttaaaaggtggaactactccaacggtggttattggttcaccactataaatacactgacacccctcaggtatctctaagtcccaatactctctagacatGCTCACACATTTGctgacttaagcatcggagtgtctttgcaggtaccaccccccattctctTACACGTACAAGTCGGATGGAGGCCCTAAAGACGCAAACCAGCTCGAAGGCTTCCTTCCTcagacgattgggccaacccAATGAGTCTAGCCCATT from Arachis stenosperma cultivar V10309 chromosome 9, arast.V10309.gnm1.PFL2, whole genome shotgun sequence encodes the following:
- the LOC130948281 gene encoding umecyanin-like, which codes for MLAILQFAEAQTRHVVGGSEDWKIPSNDYEYQDWANNQRFSLGDILVFDFTMNQHNVVEVPKDSYDICSPENAINTTMNSPANFILNKEGQFYYICSFGTHCIQGQKLSIIVPSSSSGAPSPLPSRSPPVVTTAATFTLIFILAFMGF